One genomic region from Manis pentadactyla isolate mManPen7 chromosome 12, mManPen7.hap1, whole genome shotgun sequence encodes:
- the PRKCSH gene encoding glucosidase 2 subunit beta, producing MLLWLLLLPVCWAVEVKRPRGVSLTNHHFYDKAKPFTCLDGSATIPFDQVNDDYCDCKDGSDEPGTAACPNGSFHCTNTGYKPLYIPSRWVNDAVCDCCDGTDEYNSGIVCEDTCREKGRKERETLQQMAEVTREGFRLKKILIEDWKKAREEKQKKLTELQDGKKSLEDQVEMLRMLKEEAEKPEKEAKDQHQKLWEEQLAASKAQREQELAANAFQELDDDKDGAVSTAELQTHPELDTDGDGALSEGEAQALLGGDTEVEAAAFLDRVWAAVRDKYRSEVLPTEPPSPSAPDPTEPREEQPPAQSPPTEEGDQDEDETEEEEEEEAEEVEDSQEAPPPLVPPQLAASPADEDRTPPYDEQTQALIDAAQEARNKFEEAERSLKDMEESIRNLEQEISFDFGPHGEFAYLYSQCYELTTNEYVYRLCPFKLVSQKPKLGGSPTNLGTWGLWAGPDHDKFSAMKYEQGTGCWQGPNRSTTVRLLCGKETVVTSTTEPSRCEYLMELMTPAACPEPPPEPPTDGDHDEL from the exons ATGTTACTGTGGCTTCTGCTGCTGCCCGTGTGCTGGGCCGTGGAGGTCAAGCGGCCCCGGGGCGTCTCCCTCACCA ACCATCACTTCTATGACAAGGCCAAGCCCTTCACTTGCCTGGATGGCTCAGCCACCATACCTTTTGATCAGGTCAACGATGACTACTGTGACTGCAAAGATGGCTCTGACGAGCCAG GCACAGCCGCCTGTCCCAACGGCAGCTTCCACTGCACCAACACTGGCTACAAGCCCCTGTACATCCCCTCCAGATGGGTCAACGACGCAGTTTGTG ACTGCTGTGATGGGACAGACGAGTACAACAGCGGCATCGTCTGTGAGGACACCTGTAG AGAGAAGGGCCGCAAGGAGAGAGAGACTTTGCAGCAAATGGCAGAGGTTACCCGCGAGGGGTTCCGCCTAAAGAAGATCCTTATAGAAGATTGGAAGAAGGCTCGGGAGGAGAAGCAG AAAAAGCTCACTGAGCTACAGGATGGGAAGAAATCCCTGGAAGACCAGGTGGAGATGCTGCGCATGTTGAAGGAAGAGGCTGAGAAGCCAGAGAAGGAGGCCAAAGACCAGCACCAGAAGCTGTGGGAAG AGCAGCTGGCTGCCTCCAAGGCCCAGCGGGAGCAGGAGCTGGCGGCCAACGCCTTCCAGGAGCTGGATGACGACAAGGACGGAGC GGTTTCAACGGCTGAGCTGCAGACCCACCCGGAGCTGGACACTGACGGGGATGGGGCgctgtcagaaggagaagcccag GCGCTTCTCGGGGGAGACACGGAGGTGGAAGCTGCTGCCTTCCTCGACCGCGTTTGGGCTGCCGTCCGGGACAAGTACAGGTCTGAG GTGCTGCCCACTGAGCCGCCCTCGCCCTCTGCGCCTGACCCGACGGAGCccagggaggagcagcccccagcGCAGTCCCCACCCACAGAGGAGGGCGACCAGGACGAGGACgagacagaggaggaggaggaggaggaggcagaggaggtggAGGACTCCCAG GAGGCCCCGCCCCCCCTGGTGCCCCCGCAGCTCGCAGCCAGCCCCGCCGACGAGGACAGGACGCCCCCCTACGACGAGCAGACGCAGGCTCTCATCGACG CCGCCCAGGAAGCCCGCAACAAATTCGAGGAGGCTGAGCGGTCCTTGAAGGACATGGAGGAGTCCATCAG GAACCTGGAGCAGGAGATTTCCTTTGATTTTGGCCCCCACGGGGAGTTCGCCTACCTGTACAGCCAGTGCTACGAGCTCACCACCAATGA GTATGTCTACCGGCTCTGCCCATTCAAGCTTGTCTCACAGAAACCCAAACTCGGCGGCTCCCCCACCAACCTCGG CACGTGGGGCTTATGGGCTGGCCCTGACCATGACAAGTTCAGCGCCATGAAGTACGAGCAGGGCACCGGCTGCTGGCAGGGCCCCAACCGCTCCACCACC GTGCGCCTGCTGTGTGGGAAGGAGACAGTCGTGACCAGCACCACAGAGCCCAGTCGCTGTGAGTATCTCATGGAGCTGATGACACCGGCCGCCTGCCCGGAGCCGCCACCTGAACCTCCCACTGACGGCGACCACGACGAGCTCTAG